A genomic segment from Alteribacillus bidgolensis encodes:
- a CDS encoding precorrin-8X methylmutase codes for MDFSTEFKPLTVQPTEIEGKSFEMITEEIGEHSFTKEQYPVVQRIIHASADFELGRSVQFHPDAVRAGVAAIRSGKGIVADVQMIQAGISKPKLKKFGGDVNVYISDPDVIEEAKRLNTTRAIVSTRKAIKQADGAIFAIGNAPTALLELIRLVKSGEANPGLVIGMPVGFVSAQESKEELAKLDIPHITNLGRKGGSPVTVAAVNALIRIAEEQVAHEEKIST; via the coding sequence ATGGATTTTTCAACCGAATTTAAACCATTAACGGTGCAGCCAACTGAAATTGAAGGAAAAAGCTTTGAAATGATTACCGAAGAAATCGGAGAACACTCTTTTACAAAAGAGCAATATCCTGTAGTTCAGCGTATCATCCATGCTTCCGCTGATTTTGAATTAGGAAGAAGTGTACAATTCCACCCTGATGCTGTACGAGCAGGCGTCGCTGCAATCCGCTCAGGCAAAGGAATAGTGGCAGATGTACAAATGATACAAGCGGGGATCAGCAAACCGAAGCTGAAAAAGTTCGGCGGGGACGTTAATGTTTATATATCTGATCCAGACGTGATTGAAGAAGCGAAGCGTTTAAATACGACCCGTGCGATTGTCTCCACCCGAAAAGCGATCAAACAAGCGGATGGAGCCATATTTGCAATTGGAAATGCACCAACTGCTCTTTTGGAACTTATTCGTCTTGTAAAAAGCGGAGAAGCTAATCCCGGGCTGGTAATTGGAATGCCGGTGGGATTTGTATCCGCGCAAGAGTCGAAAGAAGAGCTAGCTAAATTGGACATTCCTCATATTACAAATTTGGGAAGAAAAGGCGGCAGCCCTGTAACCGTCGCTGCTGTAAATGCGCTTATCCGTATCGCAGAAGAACAGGTGGCTCATGAAGAAAAAATCAGCACCTAA
- a CDS encoding cobalt-precorrin-5B (C(1))-methyltransferase, translated as MKKKSAPKKDPKDLRHGYTTGANATAAAKAAMLSLASQTKIMTVEITLPIGERVTFHMKDIEYDTESAQASIIKDAGDDPDATHQAEITASVKWNDELVIDGGKGVGRVTKTGLPVPVGEAAINPVPRKMMTEMAKEVLGETKHAGAEIIISVPEGETIAEQTMNGRLGIIGGISILGTRGTVVPFSTAAFKASIAQAISVASESSCEHIILSTGGRSEKYAITLFPELQEEAFVEMGDFVGFSLKQCKAKRRKRATLVGMMGKFSKVAQGIMMVHSKSAPVDFGFLKELAAQAGADEKLQQEVENANTATEAGNVMKEAGFDNFFSLLCERAAKSGYEHVGGGIEVEVILMTMKNDLLARVVYEGPVEEKEGKEA; from the coding sequence ATGAAGAAAAAATCAGCACCTAAAAAAGATCCGAAAGATTTACGTCACGGGTATACGACAGGAGCCAATGCGACTGCTGCAGCAAAAGCAGCGATGTTAAGCTTGGCTTCTCAAACAAAGATTATGACAGTAGAGATTACGCTTCCGATTGGAGAGCGCGTGACCTTTCATATGAAAGACATAGAATACGATACGGAATCGGCGCAAGCAAGCATTATTAAAGATGCAGGCGATGATCCTGATGCTACACACCAGGCTGAAATTACAGCGTCAGTAAAATGGAATGATGAGTTAGTTATAGACGGGGGCAAGGGGGTCGGACGTGTGACAAAAACCGGTCTTCCTGTTCCCGTGGGGGAAGCTGCAATAAATCCGGTGCCGCGAAAAATGATGACAGAAATGGCGAAAGAAGTTCTTGGTGAAACAAAACATGCAGGAGCTGAAATTATTATTTCTGTCCCTGAAGGGGAAACCATTGCAGAACAAACTATGAATGGAAGGCTAGGCATCATCGGAGGAATCTCCATTCTCGGTACGCGCGGCACCGTCGTTCCTTTTTCTACTGCTGCATTTAAAGCAAGCATTGCTCAAGCAATAAGTGTGGCTTCTGAAAGCAGCTGCGAACATATTATACTTTCAACCGGTGGACGAAGTGAAAAATATGCGATTACGTTATTTCCAGAACTGCAAGAAGAAGCGTTTGTAGAAATGGGAGATTTTGTTGGATTCAGCTTAAAACAGTGCAAAGCAAAAAGAAGAAAAAGGGCGACTCTTGTTGGAATGATGGGTAAATTCTCAAAAGTAGCGCAAGGAATTATGATGGTACATTCAAAAAGTGCCCCGGTCGATTTTGGATTTCTAAAAGAATTGGCTGCGCAAGCAGGTGCTGATGAGAAGCTGCAGCAAGAAGTAGAAAATGCCAATACGGCGACGGAAGCCGGTAATGTTATGAAGGAAGCAGGTTTTGATAACTTCTTTTCGCTTTTGTGCGAACGTGCTGCAAAATCAGGTTATGAGCATGTAGGCGGAGGAATAGAAGTCGAGGTTATTTTAATGACGATGAAAAATGATCTGCTCGCTCGAGTCGTATATGAAGGACCTGTTGAGGAGAAAGAAGGGAAAGAGGCATGA
- the cbiE gene encoding precorrin-6y C5,15-methyltransferase (decarboxylating) subunit CbiE produces MTIKVIGIGEDGKEGLLPLYHEWIYNSERLAGGHRQLSFFPEYKGEKVILEGGLKQKIDSWKSNPKDTVVLASGDPLFYGIGAYLSKKLPDVTTYPALSSLQLAFARIKESWQDAEFLSVHGRSLKGLAQKISGQKKVCLLTDKKNTPAVLARYLLHYGMKEYEMCIAEHLGGENEKVQWLSLEEAAGYEAEPLNVVILKAENPKPKPSIGIADDLFKQRKPDKGLITKKEVRVLSLSALNLKKDSTVWDIGACTGSVAIEAAHICTEGSVYAIEKNEADIEYAKENAAVLRADIHLHHGKAPENMEEWPAPDAVFLGGTGGNINKLLTLCVEKMHPHGRIVLNAATIETLHEAQDILKQLGCEVDITMAHLARSKPILHMTRFEGLNPVYIITAKQKEMTE; encoded by the coding sequence ATGACGATTAAGGTGATTGGTATCGGAGAAGACGGAAAAGAAGGCCTTCTGCCGCTTTATCATGAGTGGATCTATAACAGTGAGCGTTTAGCAGGAGGACATCGCCAGCTTTCTTTTTTTCCAGAATATAAAGGTGAAAAAGTCATTCTGGAGGGAGGTTTAAAACAGAAAATTGACAGCTGGAAGAGCAATCCAAAAGATACCGTTGTTCTCGCTTCTGGCGATCCGCTTTTTTACGGAATAGGTGCTTACCTTTCCAAAAAACTTCCTGACGTCACAACTTATCCTGCTTTAAGCTCGCTTCAACTTGCTTTTGCAAGAATAAAAGAAAGCTGGCAGGATGCAGAATTTCTTAGTGTTCATGGCAGATCATTAAAAGGTCTGGCCCAAAAAATTTCGGGACAGAAGAAAGTATGTTTGTTAACAGATAAAAAAAACACTCCAGCTGTGCTGGCCCGATACTTGCTGCATTACGGGATGAAAGAATATGAAATGTGTATTGCCGAACATCTTGGCGGCGAAAACGAAAAAGTACAATGGTTGTCACTTGAAGAAGCAGCGGGCTACGAGGCAGAACCGTTAAATGTTGTTATTTTAAAAGCAGAAAATCCTAAACCGAAGCCTTCTATTGGTATTGCCGATGATTTGTTCAAACAGCGTAAGCCAGATAAAGGATTGATTACAAAAAAAGAAGTACGGGTGTTAAGTCTTTCTGCTTTAAACTTAAAAAAAGACAGTACGGTCTGGGATATTGGGGCATGCACAGGTTCAGTTGCTATTGAAGCCGCTCATATATGTACAGAGGGCAGTGTTTACGCAATAGAAAAAAATGAAGCGGACATCGAGTATGCCAAAGAAAACGCTGCTGTCCTGCGTGCTGATATACACTTACATCACGGAAAAGCTCCTGAAAATATGGAAGAATGGCCTGCTCCTGATGCTGTGTTTTTAGGTGGTACGGGCGGAAACATCAATAAATTACTGACATTATGTGTGGAAAAAATGCACCCGCATGGAAGAATCGTTCTAAACGCAGCTACGATTGAGACACTCCATGAAGCCCAGGACATTCTTAAGCAACTTGGCTGTGAAGTGGATATAACAATGGCTCATCTTGCACGCAGTAAACCTATTTTACATATGACACGATTTGAAGGATTGAACCCAGTTTATATTATTACAGCCAAACAAAAGGAGATGACAGAATGA
- the cobI gene encoding precorrin-2 C(20)-methyltransferase: MSRYGKIIGTGVGPGDPELLTIKAYRALKEADVVAYPRKRKGAKSYAYQIIEPYEHIIKEKIGLVFPMTKDKEILEREWNQIAVTLFEQVKMGKDVAFVTEGDPMLYSTFIHLWKTVKKHYPEVEITSIPGISSITAISSNIMVPLADGDEWTAVVPATEDREKMKQALLQHDGIVFIKVAKVLPMMISLLEELGLADSAAVATKVTSKEEWVWKNVAELKTAELEYLTLMMVRKEKKEVLT; the protein is encoded by the coding sequence ATGAGCCGTTACGGAAAAATTATTGGCACAGGAGTTGGACCAGGGGATCCAGAACTTTTGACGATCAAAGCGTACCGTGCTTTAAAAGAAGCAGATGTCGTAGCGTACCCGCGTAAACGAAAAGGCGCAAAAAGTTATGCTTATCAAATTATAGAACCATATGAACACATTATTAAAGAAAAAATTGGTCTCGTCTTTCCGATGACAAAAGATAAAGAAATACTAGAAAGAGAGTGGAACCAAATTGCTGTAACTCTCTTTGAACAAGTGAAAATGGGTAAAGATGTGGCATTTGTTACAGAAGGAGACCCAATGCTTTACAGTACGTTTATTCATTTATGGAAAACCGTAAAAAAGCATTACCCTGAGGTTGAAATCACTTCCATACCCGGAATTTCTTCTATTACAGCCATATCTTCCAATATTATGGTGCCGCTTGCAGATGGTGATGAGTGGACTGCAGTTGTGCCCGCGACAGAAGACCGTGAAAAAATGAAGCAAGCACTTTTGCAGCATGACGGGATTGTATTTATAAAAGTGGCTAAAGTACTTCCGATGATGATCAGTTTACTTGAAGAATTAGGATTGGCGGATTCAGCAGCTGTAGCCACAAAAGTGACATCCAAAGAAGAATGGGTTTGGAAAAACGTGGCCGAACTGAAAACAGCAGAACTTGAATATTTAACGTTAATGATGGTGCGAAAAGAGAAGAAAGAGGTGCTGACATGA